The window GTCAACTCCTTAAAGGGGGTAATGGGATCATGCATGATATACCCCAAACACCTTTTGTCTCTTTGGCCAATCTTTGTCTTGGccaaaagaaattataaatttttattatatttacatAAAAGAGGAGAGAAATGACAAGGTGTTAAATGGAGAGAGTAGTTGAATTACTATTTgtcttaattataaatttaaaatgatatgaaaagattcaatttttttatatatagttctaaaaaacaactaaaacGGGACGTCTAAATTGgataatcaattattttaaaagtttaaatagaTTTAACTTGTATATTTAAATTCTAAtcaaaataagataaaaaaagaattgatgtgtagaatgatatatatatgtttagtAATTTAAGTATGCTGCAACATTCTCAATATATATTGCCGTATGTGTCACTTAGAAACACATCGTACATTAATGCCAAAGACAAAGATGAGAAGCACCACACAGCATATACTTATGTTGAAACTTGAAAGTAAAAGACACAAGATCGTAAGCCTGGAAAACCTCCAGAAACTTTACTAATTACATTAAGAGcacaaattaaaagatttcTGAATATAGCTGTAGCGCGCTGGTTTCTCCAGTTTTCCAGCGAAGATCAGTTACCAGATTCACCCTCCAAGTCGAGAAGAATTGCTTTGTCATATGACTAACAGGAGCCCGAATAGCTTAAGGAAAGATTACCTTGGCAACCTGAATCCTGATGTTGAAATTCTGCTACACGGTTAAGGAGCCATGAGGGATCCTTATGTTATTATACCAAGCGGTCCACATGAGATGCCAGAAACTTTCCGCAATGAAGTCTGTATTTCTGAAATTACAGAGAAGATCATTTGTTaacaagcaaaagaaagagtgttttgctaaaatttttaaacaaaatatatatatatatatatatatatatattttagctATTAATTTCAGACAATTTCAGTGTGAGGTACTATGTATGTTTCAGAAGTTACTACTTAACTGCAACAGTATTTTTCTTCTACAATTCTTGTCAGGGCCAAACATGCTTCTATTAATGTAATGTTGGATTTGCTGGAGTTCAAAGGCAAGGGATCCTCCTACCTTGTCTTGAACTAAGAATATAATATATGCCGTATCCAGCCTAGAAGCCCCTTTaccatttctttgtttttttttttttttctcggCCAAAACCTGTATATTCATTAGATGAAAAGACATAATTACAATGAATTCCTTATGGTGAGGGTAGGGGCGAACTTAGAAATTTTTCTGAGTAGTgtcatatttaaaaaaaaaatttccttgaTTTAAGATCTGCTGAGAGAgtacttaaatcaaattcaacaTAACTTTGCTTAGAAGAATATTGTTGAGTATTATCATTAGTAGAATTTTGTTGTTATTCTTCGATATTTGAGTCTTATGagacaatttcttttcttttaaaatatctttcctaaaattataaaactggttaaaaattactatttatttgtaaaaattaaaatattcaaattaaataaaacatgattttacaTAGCAAGTTATCAGGTTTAATAACTAacaatatgaaaattttctattcattGATCAAAACTCAATATAAGCATCCACAAACcaaataaagttaaatataaaaatcaaataatcaaataatatatctaccaaataaataaataaaaagactCACAATTTCAAGATAGTATTTGATATGTAATACTATTTTCTATTaggtaaattataattatgaacTCAAATTATTAAactaatcataaaaatatttagacatgaagtatttaaaaacttaatttatgttgaaaattaCTTACAATTGAAATCTAAATGAGTTATTTtgagagaataaaaaatacagTCAATAACCAAGAAAGGGaaggatttgaatttttagacAAATAGAGTAGTTTAGGTTTTAACTTTTtcaataaatcttaaattatacaagaaaaaattttgtctTTCCTTATAGTATTGAAATATTAATacataaattacttttttataaattatttttacttggAGTCTTTAACCCCATTtcttgtaaaattataaaaaaattaatagattcattaatatattaacGACTCTAAATCTTAAAtaaattgtataaaaaatgaaaatattttaagaagtGCTTCCAACATGGGTCCTCCCATGGGTAAGGGAAGGAACAAGAGATAGATCAGCATCAAGACATACAAAGAAAACTGCCAAAAGCTGAAACAGCATCAAGAATTCTTTCTGTCACTTCAATGGCATATTTATTATCCGACAAAACGAACCATCACAATGTCACTTCATTGATCATCATCAATTGCTAGTTgtcatttgcatcattttcATTATCACAAGCATCTGTCAAAATCTACAAGTGAATCCtacatgaaaatttacttttcttttcacaGTCTACTCAAAATGatcatattataaaatttttctttttttagttaaaaactATACGAACTAACAATACCaactaaaaattcaaactaaTAATCATGTTTTTAGTAATTTACTTAGCATTTTTTGCATCTCTCTAGAGTAATGTTGTGCATAAAATgtcattttaaagaaaaattagtaTCAATATACCATGTTAAGTTCTACTACTTTAATATTTGAAAGTTTTATGTcttattttatcctttttttttcttaaaccTTGGATCTAATAAATGGTTTTACGTGAACATATATCTTGATTCAAATTACAACTTGTGTCAAATTTTTGGAATACTCTTACCGTGGCTGGCTCTGCCATGCCGGTATTCATGAACTATACATGCATGCATTATTAAGCTTAATAAGATCAAATTCAACCTGCAAATGACTTTTTACTTGATCAATTGTAAGCCCCTCAACCTGCATCAAGTCTTTGATTTGCTTAGGAGTAGCCACTGCCCAGCATAAGATCAAGGaataaaattaagtaaaaaacaaGGGAACTAAAGCCACATCTGTACGTatcaaaggaaaaatgaaaccGATGCACTCATGATCAATAATCCATGCAAAAAAGGGACACCTACTTTGCTatcaatatataatatgttatcAAACTAAGGTTATAAATCATATATTTAAACcgtcaaaaaaaaattcggATGGTTAAGTTCTGACCTTCAATGCCTCCAAGCAGATTCAAAGCCTCCACAAATCTAGCATGAAGCTCAGATGACCAACATCTCCTGTCATTCTTCCAAATGGGTTGAGTCAACGGCTTTGGATGATAATTAAGAGTTTGATCATCTGCCTTGAGATACAATAAACTTTGACGTCTAGATGATTGATCTATGGCTACCTCCTTTCCCTTGCCAGTACTTGATGATCCAAGGGAATTTGAACTACACTCCTTGTATGACAAGAGTCCTAACCCTTCCACGTTTCCGTCTCTGCATGGCTGAACTACTTTTAGATTTGGAGGCTGGAGAAGTCATTAAGATTTTATTCAACAAGTTGAAAAAACCTACATATTCTTGCATATGGACTcaaaaacaagttgaaaggtcaCCTCTTTGTCTTTTACCTGGAAGCTATCTAGGACTAATGTTTTCTGCTTCTTAGCATAAATAGGGTTCCAGTACTCTTCTTCTGCACTGTTTGTTCGCCAGATTTCCCTTTGTTCCTGCTCATTTCTGTTTTTCCTCATAGTAGGCAGATACTCCACCAGAGGCTGTCTAGACtgatattccattttctcctTTATATTCATGAATCCATCCTTCAATGTCTCAATTGCTACATCtcgaaaaataaaaaataaaaaaagaaaatcttcgATGTTTGTCATTAATGAGATAGATAGAAGAAGAGTAGAAATAGaagaagggaagaaaagagagacagGGAAGGGGCATGACGAATCAAAAAATTTCTCTGAAGATAATCAGGAAACCTGATCAAACTAGATTTTTACCAGGGCTTACCGTCCATTAGAAGTAGCCTGCATTGAGGAAGTTCACGTTTTAAAGCCTCAACCGTGCTTAACTCTTCCTGATGCTTGCAAATATAATCGCTCAGCACCGATAACTTATCCGATTCGTTATCAATTTTCGACAAATCTTCAAGCAGGTTGCTTATGGATTTAGGCACATAAGATGGTTTAAGACTCAAGCTAAGATCCACATAAGTTGGATTCATTATTTTCCCTCTCTATTGAACTGTCTTTCAGTAACTGCAGGAAGGGAGTTTGGGGAGAATTATATATAGAGAGTGTGAGCTGTCTAAGAGAAAAGTAAAACCTGATATAGATGCCGGGTTAATCCTAGAAGACAAATTTTATTACGTACGAAAGATTCCTGTTCATATTTATCTGATTTTGTGACAGCATGAGTTTGTTTTAGATTTGAATAGAAACACCATGTACTATGTTAGGACCAAGTATATATTGAGGTTAAGTATGATTGGTTGCATCCACTGATTGAAGAGCAAATGATGTAATTGAGGAAGGTTCACACAGAATATTTCCGACATGCTGACGAAGGCTCTGTCCACACAGAAACTTGAGTTATGCAATGATTACACAGGATGGTTTTCAAGAGATTCCAGCCCATGGCTTTCAAATGGCCATGCGTTGGTGGCTTTGCTTTACTTTGTTTTGAGTGGCCCTAGATAGCGCGACGTAGGAAGATCCAGAACTGCCAAGGTTCTTGATGGCAAAAGTAGGgtttcttgtttctttcttttctccacGGCAACGAAAAATTTGTAGGAGCTTTTGGCAAGTGTGGTGAGTGGCTAAAGGTAGGAAACCGAGAAACAATTGGCGCTACAGGAgagatttaatttttggaCAGGGAGCACATTAATCACGGAAAGTTAGTCTTTCTCTAGTCTAATTTTCTAGAGGcatattttgatattatttttaaattattaggTAAAAAATCGAGACAAGGACATGGTATTATTGATTTTGACAGTGGATTTGTCGTTGGCTTACACGTGGATTTTCACCTTACGTTTCACATATATTTgatgtttctttatttttctttccatagTTATGATGACTATGgctttatattttcatttgattGGTTAAATTAGATTACTTTTTTTTGTGATTATTATTGAATTCGAGCTATATTGTCTATTTTGTACGGATATCATATAATATTCTGTTGATTTGTTCCTCAAGATCCTAAAAGATTGGCATCCACTCTGTATCCTTTTACCTTAGATTTAGATACAACTTTCCTTTGAAAATATATTGacacaacaagaaaaaaagacaaaCATTATAACAAATTTGACTTAAAGACAGTACATTTTCAAAATGTgttactaaaaataattttaataatacgttttctatattttttggAACATTTTTGTAGATCTAACttcattatataaatttttaaatgcattataaataaaatgtaatcaTAGAAATTGCATACACTAGTTAAGATTGTATTTTCTTATGTTGCtattaaatgtgaaaaaagtgaagctaaaagtttaaatagctgcattttttaaaattttactatagAAAAAATTATGTCACCTAAAAAAGTATGattaaaactcaattttttttatagtgaAAGGAACATGCTATTCATACTTCCTTTTTATTTGACTTGAAAtaacttatttataaattgatattcatatatatatatctaatttATGGAATAAGTTATTTATTATCATGTTGTTTAAGAGCATTTAACTCAATGCTAAATGCATTAGGtccaaattatttttattccaaaattcaaagaaagaaaaaaaatccatatCAAAATAAGAGAGACAAAAAAAATGGTGAAACAGATAGCATTACTTGGAAAAATATATTAGTAAGCTAGCATGGAAAGAGGAGGAATTTATGCGACGTTTTACAGTTACGGATTTTAGGAAAGAGTACCTTAAGGACACTCTTTAAGGTTATCATATTATCGAgattcatcacattaacattACTATAATCACTACATTTAATACAAAATCATTACTATACATATAAGATTAACTAAGCTTAAAAAGTGTTTATAAAAAGCAAAActctttaatttaaaaagcaGAGAGTTCAAACATTCCATTCAACGTGTCAGATTTTGATGTAGGGTAATCTAACTAACATCCTAGGAAAGATGAAAACATTCCGAGGGcttcaaattctttctaaAACCCTTGCATGGCATGGCAGATTCCAATGTATCAACTTTTGCATCAATTGATGGAAGTCTTACATACATTGAATAAGACTTGTGGACGAAGCTAGTCCACAAAGATTAAAGAGAGGGAAACGGGGAACCAGCAGCTCCTGGCTAGGATTTTTCCACCATGGGTTCTCAAACCTTCAACGCCtttcaaaaagtaaaaattatatactctccccctttttctttATCGAACACctcaattttactttttaaaaaaaaaaaaaaaacttaatgctcttattttttatttaaatttattttttgtaattttttagttttgacattaaaaataataaaatatgctttatttttatttaaaaattaaaattttaatacaaaTACACAATAttgaacttttttaaaaaaattataaaagattaTTAACTTTAAGATGGAGGAAGTAACACTTTATTGCCAAGCACTTTGATGTTGCGTTGTGTAGAGCTTATTAGGTTGTTTAGCCTATTGATGCCATAAAGAAGAacagaaaagagagagaacaATATCACGGTGCAATCACTTTGATgttatgttgtgaaatatgagttgaatttttttttttatgataaaatgaggaaatttaagaagatttgaattttaaatctttgttcttttataattaaattttaatattatcatCCTGTATGAGTCCGaatattcaaccattcatTAACATCTAAGTGAATCTATCCTTTCTAATGAGATACAAAACCTTTCTTAAATTCACTTAGGTGCACtcaaaaaatatcattttataagttta is drawn from Theobroma cacao cultivar B97-61/B2 chromosome 4, Criollo_cocoa_genome_V2, whole genome shotgun sequence and contains these coding sequences:
- the LOC18601771 gene encoding myb family transcription factor EFM; protein product: MNPTYVDLSLSLKPSYVPKSISNLLEDLSKIDNESDKLSVLSDYICKHQEELSTVEALKRELPQCRLLLMDAIETLKDGFMNIKEKMEYQSRQPLVEYLPTMRKNRNEQEQREIWRTNSAEEEYWNPIYAKKQKTLVLDSFQPPNLKVVQPCRDGNVEGLGLLSYKECSSNSLGSSSTGKGKEVAIDQSSRRQSLLYLKADDQTLNYHPKPLTQPIWKNDRRCWSSELHARFVEALNLLGGIEVATPKQIKDLMQVEGLTIDQKYRLHCGKFLASHVDRLSYDKAILLDLEGESGN